A window from Streptomyces sp. NBC_00299 encodes these proteins:
- a CDS encoding carboxypeptidase regulatory-like domain-containing protein, protein MSRFRRATVLGCLAVAGAMTAAGVAYGTDGASGSGGSDLWAAATIEPGREGIVQVGGYDGAPLGAGSVLTLSAPATARVTGTPFAAGGYQGAVTLGGSGGTYTFVGAPGPVAGESAPAAWKDRTFPFVLSVPADAEPGTRLPDCALVLKDAKGTVQEKGTCAVTVGLPAPTLSRPQSGVPLGALPRMSGTAYPGAQVTVRDALEEEICATTAAPDGAWSCVPSVALPPGAGRVQATATFNGVSAASEQIHILVTEVAGAQPDTVTDSEGGRLAPKAARGHAGGAGR, encoded by the coding sequence ATGAGCAGATTCAGGAGGGCAACGGTCCTCGGTTGTCTCGCCGTGGCCGGCGCGATGACCGCGGCCGGAGTGGCATACGGCACTGACGGGGCGTCAGGGTCGGGCGGCAGTGACCTGTGGGCGGCCGCGACCATCGAACCCGGGCGGGAAGGCATCGTCCAGGTCGGCGGGTACGACGGGGCGCCGCTGGGCGCGGGATCGGTACTGACCCTGTCGGCGCCCGCGACGGCGAGGGTGACGGGCACGCCGTTCGCCGCGGGCGGCTACCAGGGGGCGGTGACTCTGGGCGGGAGCGGCGGGACGTACACCTTCGTGGGGGCGCCCGGCCCGGTCGCCGGGGAGTCGGCACCGGCGGCCTGGAAGGACCGTACGTTCCCCTTCGTCCTGTCGGTCCCCGCGGACGCCGAGCCCGGTACGAGGCTGCCCGACTGCGCCCTGGTCCTGAAGGACGCCAAGGGAACGGTGCAGGAGAAGGGCACGTGCGCCGTGACCGTCGGACTGCCCGCGCCGACCCTGTCCCGACCCCAGTCGGGCGTGCCGCTGGGCGCGTTGCCGCGGATGTCAGGGACGGCCTACCCGGGCGCCCAGGTCACGGTGCGCGACGCGCTCGAGGAGGAGATCTGCGCGACGACCGCCGCGCCCGACGGCGCATGGTCCTGCGTGCCGAGCGTCGCCCTCCCGCCGGGCGCCGGCCGCGTCCAGGCGACGGCCACGTTCAACGGGGTCAGTGCGGCGAGCGAGCAGATCCACATCCTCGTGACGGAGGTGGCCGGCGCGCAGCCGGACACGGTCACGGACAGCGAGGGCGGACGGCTGGCGCCGAAAGCCGCGCGCGGCCACGCCGGTGGCGCAGGTCGGTAG
- a CDS encoding serine hydrolase domain-containing protein, with protein MKRTATALVAAIATSVLTIPAASATAESPHPAQDSLRDRVGAVMETGTVGAVARSTGPRGQRSAAAGVIDKATGEAARPGDRFRIASASKTFVATVVLQLAGEGRLSLDDTVEDWLPGVVSGNGNDGSGITVRQLLQHTSGLHNYTADLPLLASVEGYEAGRYTTWTDEQLVAIAMKHKPDFAPGTKWAYSNTGYILAGMIIKKATGHTWQQEVTRRIIKPLHLSQTLAPSTGTGIPGRHLHGYSNFGGSGATIDVTEFNPSAGGAAGAMISTTTDLTRFYQALLGGHLLRPAEMKAMKTTVRAPEFDDVWPGASYGLGLMRIPLSCGGSYYSHGGDLPGYTTRDGVTADGRRVVVLATTGDGAADMSTEHARNNLVDGELCAPGRQ; from the coding sequence ATGAAGCGCACCGCCACGGCCCTGGTCGCCGCGATCGCCACGTCCGTCCTGACGATCCCCGCCGCGTCGGCCACCGCCGAGTCCCCGCACCCCGCTCAGGACTCGCTGCGGGACCGCGTGGGCGCCGTGATGGAGACCGGAACCGTCGGCGCCGTCGCCCGCTCGACCGGCCCGCGCGGGCAGCGCTCCGCCGCCGCGGGCGTCATCGACAAGGCCACCGGCGAGGCGGCGCGCCCCGGCGACCGGTTCCGGATCGCCAGCGCGAGCAAGACGTTCGTCGCCACCGTGGTGCTTCAACTCGCCGGCGAGGGACGGCTGTCGCTGGACGACACCGTCGAGGACTGGCTGCCCGGCGTCGTCTCGGGCAACGGCAACGACGGCAGCGGGATCACCGTACGGCAGCTGCTCCAGCACACCAGCGGGCTCCACAACTACACGGCCGACCTCCCGCTGCTCGCGAGCGTCGAAGGCTACGAGGCCGGCCGGTACACCACCTGGACCGACGAGCAGCTGGTCGCGATCGCGATGAAGCACAAGCCGGACTTCGCGCCCGGCACCAAGTGGGCGTACTCGAACACGGGTTACATCCTCGCCGGAATGATCATCAAGAAGGCCACCGGGCACACCTGGCAGCAGGAGGTCACCCGGCGCATCATCAAGCCGCTGCACCTGAGCCAGACCCTCGCCCCGAGCACCGGGACCGGCATCCCCGGCCGCCATCTGCACGGCTACTCGAACTTCGGCGGCTCCGGCGCGACCATCGACGTCACCGAGTTCAACCCGAGCGCGGGGGGCGCGGCCGGCGCCATGATCAGTACGACGACCGACCTGACCCGCTTCTACCAGGCGCTCCTCGGCGGGCACCTGCTGCGCCCGGCCGAGATGAAGGCGATGAAGACGACCGTGCGGGCCCCCGAGTTCGACGACGTGTGGCCCGGCGCGAGCTACGGCCTCGGCCTGATGCGGATCCCGCTGTCCTGCGGCGGCTCGTACTACAGCCACGGTGGCGACCTCCCCGGCTACACCACCCGCGACGGCGTCACCGCCGACGGCCGCCGTGTCGTGGTCCTCGCGACGACGGGCGACGGGGCCGCCGACATGTCCACCGAGCACGCCCGGAACAACCTGGTCGACGGCGAACTCTGCGCCCCGGGCAGGCAGTAG
- a CDS encoding DUF7144 family membrane protein has translation MSQQQPQSQSHATDAAHSQAGTPGSPGGTQTTWGSAAPDAGGYRPGPPAPSDTGWATGALVFAGVLMLVNGLLAILQGISAIAEDDVYGSVGDYVYKINLMAWGWVLLGIGIVAACVGYGILRGAWWARITGIFLASLSMVAHFLFLPYTPVWSVIMVGIDFFVILALATAPDVPRASASTRGNASGMR, from the coding sequence ATGAGCCAGCAGCAGCCGCAGTCGCAGTCGCACGCGACGGACGCGGCACACAGTCAGGCTGGGACGCCAGGTTCTCCCGGTGGTACCCAGACCACCTGGGGCTCGGCCGCACCCGACGCGGGCGGCTACCGCCCCGGCCCGCCCGCCCCCTCCGACACCGGCTGGGCCACCGGCGCGCTCGTCTTCGCCGGTGTGCTGATGCTGGTCAACGGGCTGCTGGCGATCCTCCAGGGCATCTCCGCGATCGCCGAGGACGACGTCTACGGCAGCGTCGGCGACTACGTCTACAAGATCAACCTCATGGCGTGGGGCTGGGTCCTGCTCGGCATCGGCATCGTGGCCGCGTGTGTCGGCTACGGCATCCTCAGGGGTGCCTGGTGGGCCCGGATCACCGGCATCTTCCTGGCGTCCCTCAGCATGGTCGCCCACTTCCTGTTCCTGCCGTACACGCCGGTCTGGTCGGTGATCATGGTGGGCATCGACTTCTTCGTGATCCTCGCCCTCGCCACGGCTCCGGACGTCCCGCGCGCTAGCGCTTCAACGCGCGGTAACGCTTCAGGAATGCGCTGA
- a CDS encoding ribosomal protein L7/L12, giving the protein MDIVGYFIALAVIVGFVGAESRISRADRRVARVERKLDLILDHLGLRDDDPRMAKVAALLRDDKKIQAIKEYREITGVGLAEAKEAVEGMGRA; this is encoded by the coding sequence ATGGACATAGTGGGTTACTTCATCGCGCTGGCCGTGATCGTCGGCTTCGTCGGCGCCGAGAGCCGAATCTCCCGTGCCGACCGGCGAGTTGCCCGGGTCGAGCGCAAACTCGACCTGATTCTCGATCACTTGGGCCTGCGTGACGACGACCCCCGGATGGCGAAGGTCGCGGCCCTGCTGCGGGACGACAAGAAGATCCAGGCGATCAAGGAGTACCGGGAGATCACGGGAGTCGGCCTGGCGGAGGCCAAGGAGGCGGTCGAGGGCATGGGGCGGGCGTGA
- a CDS encoding nuclear transport factor 2 family protein encodes MSSSPTDIVRAAFRHYLAQDREAALPLYADDFTFTSPQDDHIGKAAFFERCFPTAGRVKEQRMLHVTPADGELVFAYYEYELTAGGRFRNVETITVRDGLIREVQVFFGATV; translated from the coding sequence ATGAGCAGCAGTCCGACGGACATCGTCAGGGCGGCGTTCCGCCACTACCTGGCACAGGACCGGGAAGCCGCCCTCCCCCTGTACGCCGACGACTTCACCTTCACCAGCCCGCAGGACGACCACATCGGCAAGGCGGCCTTCTTCGAGCGGTGCTTCCCGACCGCCGGCCGGGTGAAGGAGCAGCGCATGCTGCACGTCACCCCGGCCGACGGCGAACTCGTCTTCGCGTACTACGAGTACGAGCTCACCGCCGGCGGCCGCTTCCGCAACGTCGAGACGATCACCGTCCGGGACGGGCTGATCAGGGAGGTGCAGGTGTTCTTCGGTGCCACGGTGTGA
- a CDS encoding MepB family protein, with the protein MTTPAHSDLAAAKEFVYDPCGFTCSQPVPEPESAEYAAHAFTLDGLSVRFRAARTTPTKVGQFVFAKDVLRRRGVVSVDGSGGKRAFRVYPPWVTTTNRQATSTQAWQLDHFLPLDQAGPVDSARARKLYHP; encoded by the coding sequence GTGACCACCCCGGCACACAGCGATCTCGCGGCGGCGAAGGAGTTCGTCTACGACCCCTGCGGATTCACCTGCTCGCAGCCGGTTCCCGAACCCGAGAGCGCCGAGTACGCCGCCCACGCATTCACCCTCGACGGCCTCTCCGTCCGGTTCCGCGCGGCCAGGACGACGCCCACCAAGGTCGGCCAGTTCGTCTTTGCCAAGGACGTGCTCCGCCGGCGCGGTGTCGTGTCGGTGGACGGTTCCGGTGGGAAGCGGGCCTTCCGCGTGTACCCGCCCTGGGTGACCACCACCAACCGCCAGGCGACCAGCACCCAGGCATGGCAGCTGGACCACTTCCTGCCCCTGGACCAGGCCGGGCCCGTCGACTCCGCTCGCGCCCGGAAGCTCTACCACCCGTAG
- a CDS encoding glycoside hydrolase family 13 protein, with amino-acid sequence MTVRTTTPDLSSSNPDWWRQAVIHQVYPRSFADGDGDGLGDLKGITQRLDHLAGLGVDALWLSPFYPSELADGGYDVADHRDVDPRLGTLDDFDALVAEAHRLGLKVIVDLVPNHTSHQHVWFQEALRAAPGSPARDRYVFRPGRGPHGEHPPTDWQSVFGGSAWRRVPDGEWYLHLFTPQQPDLNWENEEVRADFRTTLRFWSDRGVDGFRVDVAHALAKDLSEPLRDLGTPELSREDALPDLPPGTHPFYDRDEVHEIYRDWRKILDAYRPPRMAVAEAWVNPSARRALYARPDELGQAFNFEYLQAGWDARELKRIIADSLATARSAGASATWVLSNHDVVRHTSRLMLPSGTDENAWLLSGGHAPAVDEAAGLRRARAATLLMLALPGSSYVYQGEELGLPEVADLPFEVLQDPIWEQTGRVRKGRDGCRVPLPWTTTGPSYGFGSGGSWLPQPTGFAAYAVAAQDGVEGSTLEFYRRALRLRRKLLEGEELDWAPDGPAGVLHFARSEGWRCVANLSGTAVELPPGEVLIASAPLEGGRLGPDTTAWLA; translated from the coding sequence GTGACCGTCCGCACCACCACGCCCGACCTCTCGTCCAGCAACCCCGACTGGTGGCGCCAGGCCGTCATCCACCAGGTCTACCCCCGCAGCTTCGCCGACGGCGACGGTGACGGGCTCGGGGACCTGAAGGGCATCACCCAGCGTCTGGACCATCTCGCCGGCCTCGGCGTCGACGCCCTGTGGCTCAGCCCCTTCTACCCCTCCGAGCTGGCCGACGGCGGCTACGACGTCGCCGACCACCGTGACGTCGACCCGCGCCTCGGCACCCTCGACGACTTCGACGCGCTGGTCGCCGAGGCCCACCGCCTCGGCCTGAAGGTGATCGTCGACCTGGTCCCCAACCACACCTCGCACCAGCACGTCTGGTTCCAGGAGGCGCTGCGGGCCGCCCCCGGCTCCCCGGCCCGGGACCGCTACGTCTTCCGCCCCGGCCGCGGCCCGCACGGGGAACACCCGCCCACCGACTGGCAGTCCGTCTTCGGCGGCAGTGCCTGGCGCCGGGTCCCCGACGGCGAGTGGTACCTGCATCTGTTCACGCCCCAGCAGCCCGACCTGAACTGGGAGAACGAGGAGGTCCGCGCCGACTTCCGCACCACCCTGCGGTTCTGGTCCGACCGCGGCGTCGACGGCTTCCGTGTCGACGTCGCCCACGCGCTGGCCAAGGACCTGAGCGAGCCGCTGCGCGACCTCGGCACACCGGAGCTGAGCCGCGAGGACGCCCTCCCGGACCTCCCGCCCGGCACCCACCCCTTCTACGACCGCGACGAGGTCCACGAGATCTACCGCGACTGGCGCAAGATCCTCGACGCCTACCGCCCGCCCCGCATGGCCGTCGCCGAGGCCTGGGTGAACCCGAGCGCCCGCCGCGCCCTGTACGCCCGCCCGGACGAACTGGGCCAGGCCTTCAACTTCGAGTATCTGCAAGCCGGTTGGGACGCGCGGGAGCTGAAGCGGATCATCGCCGACTCCCTCGCCACGGCCCGCTCGGCCGGCGCGTCGGCCACCTGGGTCCTCTCCAACCACGACGTCGTGCGCCACACCTCCCGCCTGATGCTCCCGTCCGGCACCGACGAGAACGCCTGGCTGCTGTCCGGCGGCCACGCCCCGGCCGTCGACGAGGCCGCGGGCCTGCGCCGCGCCCGCGCCGCGACCCTCCTCATGCTGGCGCTGCCCGGTTCCTCGTACGTCTACCAGGGCGAGGAACTCGGCCTGCCCGAGGTCGCCGACCTGCCCTTCGAGGTCCTCCAGGACCCGATCTGGGAACAGACGGGCCGCGTCCGCAAGGGCCGCGACGGCTGCCGGGTGCCGCTGCCGTGGACGACCACGGGACCCTCGTACGGCTTCGGCTCGGGCGGCTCCTGGCTGCCGCAGCCGACGGGCTTCGCGGCGTACGCCGTGGCGGCGCAGGACGGCGTCGAGGGCTCCACCCTGGAGTTCTACCGCAGGGCTCTGCGCCTGCGCCGCAAGCTGCTGGAGGGGGAGGAGCTGGACTGGGCACCGGACGGTCCGGCCGGCGTCCTGCACTTCGCGCGCTCGGAGGGCTGGCGGTGCGTGGCCAACCTGTCCGGTACCGCGGTGGAGTTGCCGCCGGGTGAGGTGCTGATCGCCAGCGCACCGCTGGAGGGAGGCCGGCTGGGCCCGGACACGACGGCCTGGCTGGCGTAG
- a CDS encoding TIGR03943 family putative permease subunit gives MRRYGRAVLLLVTGAAVLRISLFSELYLRYVQAGLRPFLVVSGFLLVLLAVAAAVVGRPEHEPHAEQGEYAEHGEHSGRDQQREHGEHDEYGDDSHAHDQHAGHHGPRVAWLLTLPALALLLFPPPALGSYSAEREAAQRAAQGIGHFSALPAGNPVELTLAEFSSRAIYDSGRSLTGRTVRLTGFVTRDDDGTWYVTRLLVSCCAADATTSKAEIRDADAPPADAWVTVTGIWHPEGRLGTDGAWPPVLDAASVRRVAQPANPYERR, from the coding sequence GTGAGGCGGTACGGACGGGCGGTGCTGCTGCTCGTAACGGGCGCGGCGGTCCTGCGGATCTCGCTGTTCAGCGAGCTGTATCTGCGGTACGTGCAGGCGGGACTACGGCCATTCCTGGTGGTGTCCGGGTTCCTGCTGGTGCTGCTGGCGGTGGCCGCGGCGGTTGTCGGGCGACCGGAACACGAACCGCACGCCGAGCAGGGCGAGTACGCAGAGCACGGCGAACACTCCGGCCGCGATCAGCAACGCGAGCACGGCGAGCACGACGAGTACGGTGACGATTCCCACGCCCACGATCAGCACGCCGGTCACCATGGCCCCCGCGTGGCCTGGCTCCTCACCCTCCCCGCCCTCGCCCTCCTCCTCTTCCCGCCGCCGGCCCTCGGCTCCTACAGCGCCGAGCGCGAGGCGGCGCAACGCGCGGCGCAGGGCATCGGGCACTTTTCCGCGCTGCCGGCCGGGAACCCGGTGGAGCTGACGCTCGCCGAGTTCAGCTCGCGGGCGATCTACGACAGCGGACGGTCGCTGACGGGCCGTACGGTCCGCCTGACCGGGTTCGTCACCCGGGACGACGACGGCACCTGGTACGTCACCCGCCTCCTCGTCTCCTGCTGCGCCGCCGACGCCACCACGAGCAAGGCCGAGATCCGGGACGCGGACGCCCCGCCCGCCGACGCCTGGGTCACCGTCACCGGCATCTGGCACCCCGAGGGCAGACTCGGCACGGACGGAGCGTGGCCGCCGGTCCTGGACGCCGCGTCGGTGCGACGGGTGGCGCAGCCGGCGAACCCGTACGAGAGGCGCTAG
- a CDS encoding FxLYD domain-containing protein, whose amino-acid sequence MPGHRTRWTKTAILTTTAAVAASLTLTSCSDDDTPSSVASRAASAFASATAEAGKQLDDIKGGVDAKGAVRLGDPTTDSDGRTTVEVTAENTTDSTKSFGVQINFRDEDGNLLDANVVTVSDVAAGKTGKGTARSTRELGGDVRTEVARAVRY is encoded by the coding sequence ATGCCCGGTCACCGAACGCGGTGGACGAAGACCGCGATCCTCACGACGACCGCCGCCGTGGCCGCCTCCCTCACCCTGACCTCCTGCAGCGACGACGACACGCCCTCCTCGGTGGCCAGCCGGGCGGCGTCGGCCTTCGCCTCGGCGACCGCGGAGGCGGGGAAGCAGCTCGACGACATCAAGGGCGGCGTCGACGCCAAGGGCGCGGTCCGGCTGGGCGATCCGACGACCGACTCGGACGGCCGTACGACCGTGGAGGTCACGGCGGAGAACACGACCGACTCGACGAAGTCCTTCGGCGTGCAGATCAACTTCCGCGACGAGGACGGCAATCTGCTGGACGCCAACGTGGTGACCGTGTCGGACGTGGCCGCGGGCAAGACGGGCAAGGGCACCGCACGCAGCACGCGTGAGCTGGGCGGGGATGTCCGGACGGAGGTGGCCAGGGCGGTGCGTTACTGA
- a CDS encoding nucleoside hydrolase — protein sequence MTNADGPPIPVIIDCDTGVDDALALLFAVRHPGVDLRAVTCVAGNTDVDGVVRNTLTVLEQAGAPDIPVARGAGRPLIESARSARHVHGEDGMGDIGLPAPTRAPADVDAVTLLRREILASPRPVTLVPTAPLTNIALLLRTHPEVTRNIERIVFMGGAVACGNATPVAEFNVWHDPEAAAILLTAGVPITMYGLDVFQRVVVPGADVRRLRESAEPGTRLAGDLLSHRPATPDVAVDSEAGGIGDAGAVCAVVDPAGITTRLLPVEVSLAPGPTRGQTIVDRRPRPGEAEIHTGLREQPLVDVALDVDVDRFVKLYLTTVERL from the coding sequence GTGACGAACGCCGACGGTCCGCCCATCCCGGTGATCATCGACTGTGACACCGGCGTCGACGACGCCCTCGCGCTGCTGTTCGCCGTACGCCACCCGGGTGTCGACCTGCGCGCGGTCACCTGCGTGGCCGGGAACACGGATGTGGACGGCGTCGTACGCAACACCCTCACCGTGCTGGAGCAGGCCGGCGCCCCGGACATCCCCGTCGCCCGGGGCGCCGGACGTCCGCTGATCGAGTCCGCGCGCTCGGCGCGGCACGTGCACGGCGAGGACGGCATGGGCGACATCGGCCTGCCCGCCCCGACCCGTGCCCCGGCCGACGTGGACGCGGTGACGTTGCTGCGCCGCGAGATCCTGGCGTCCCCGCGCCCGGTCACCCTCGTCCCGACCGCGCCCCTCACCAACATCGCCCTGCTGCTGCGCACGCACCCGGAGGTGACCCGCAACATCGAGCGGATCGTCTTCATGGGCGGCGCGGTGGCCTGCGGAAACGCCACGCCGGTCGCGGAGTTCAACGTGTGGCACGACCCGGAGGCGGCCGCGATCCTGCTCACCGCCGGGGTGCCGATCACCATGTACGGCCTGGACGTCTTCCAGCGGGTCGTGGTGCCCGGCGCGGACGTGCGGCGGCTGCGGGAGAGCGCGGAGCCCGGTACCCGTCTGGCGGGCGACCTGCTGTCCCACCGCCCGGCCACGCCCGATGTCGCCGTCGACTCCGAGGCGGGCGGTATCGGCGACGCGGGCGCGGTGTGCGCGGTCGTGGACCCGGCGGGCATCACCACCCGTCTGCTGCCCGTCGAGGTCTCCCTCGCCCCCGGGCCGACGCGCGGCCAGACGATCGTCGACCGCCGGCCCCGGCCCGGTGAGGCCGAGATCCACACCGGCCTGCGCGAACAGCCGTTGGTGGACGTCGCCCTGGACGTGGACGTGGACCGCTTCGTGAAGCTGTACCTGACGACGGTCGAGCGTCTCTGA
- a CDS encoding GAF and ANTAR domain-containing protein, which yields MRPRDDHRGEAEHERTGAADALAESVRGMGPGEIPARLCDVAVELLPVTCASVSLHSDGMPVQLGASSAQAAYVTEIQATLGDGPCQSAVESGTAVLARDLTAGRDVLRWPVFAQQATAAGVRAVYSMPLGNDTVCVGTLDLYRDTPGDLTDRDLRTARVVAGMMTVALMALPRTEDAGDPGDERWLSGLAVDQDQIYQATGMIMAQLGVGTGEALARLRAHAFAHGRTAVDVARDVVDHQLRFDRDRGRI from the coding sequence GTGCGGCCAAGAGACGATCACCGTGGTGAGGCAGAGCACGAGCGGACCGGTGCCGCCGACGCGCTCGCCGAGAGCGTGCGCGGGATGGGACCCGGCGAGATCCCGGCGCGGCTGTGCGACGTCGCCGTCGAGCTGCTGCCCGTGACCTGCGCGAGCGTGTCGCTGCACAGCGACGGCATGCCCGTGCAACTGGGCGCGAGCAGTGCGCAGGCCGCGTATGTGACGGAGATCCAGGCGACCCTGGGCGACGGGCCCTGTCAGTCCGCCGTGGAGAGCGGTACGGCCGTGCTGGCGCGCGACCTCACGGCGGGGCGGGACGTCCTGCGCTGGCCGGTCTTCGCCCAGCAGGCCACGGCCGCCGGAGTGCGGGCGGTGTACTCGATGCCGCTCGGCAACGACACGGTGTGCGTGGGCACCCTGGACCTCTATCGCGATACGCCCGGCGACCTCACCGACCGGGACCTGCGCACGGCCCGGGTGGTGGCCGGAATGATGACCGTGGCGCTGATGGCGCTGCCGCGCACGGAGGACGCGGGCGACCCGGGCGACGAACGATGGCTGAGCGGCCTCGCCGTCGACCAGGACCAGATCTACCAGGCCACCGGCATGATCATGGCCCAGCTGGGCGTCGGCACGGGCGAGGCGCTGGCACGGCTGCGGGCCCACGCGTTCGCGCACGGGCGCACGGCGGTGGACGTGGCCCGGGATGTGGTGGACCACCAGCTGCGGTTCGACCGGGACCGGGGCCGCATATGA
- a CDS encoding LAETG motif-containing sortase-dependent surface protein, producing the protein MSIARRVIVRRLLGTGAASLALCAATVASASGAWAHGTPGGDGWKSGGTYRPGTGAGTETATDRCQFSLDGSNFRDSVTVDDQNLKVTDDGKVHVQVRAAADATTCTASLAAYLAHGPTFAASGEQVFVDFDTVTVEPGRTDSLDIAVPDAGCFAQIDLYRGAVKFDGKLDADDGLVHGELPKGPDRPVIKDKLIAAWNGGTKDCTTEPPATEEPPTTPPAEPSEPAQPSTPAEETTPPASEPPSSGTPTPEPSGTTSAPAPSPNGGGGDLAKTGGSSATGPIAIGAVVLVAGGAAFVVASKRRRTARS; encoded by the coding sequence ATGTCCATAGCGAGACGTGTCATCGTGCGCCGCCTCCTGGGGACGGGCGCCGCCTCGCTCGCCCTCTGCGCGGCCACCGTCGCCTCCGCCTCCGGCGCCTGGGCCCACGGCACGCCCGGCGGTGACGGCTGGAAGTCCGGCGGCACCTACCGGCCCGGCACCGGCGCCGGCACGGAGACCGCCACCGACCGCTGCCAGTTCTCGCTCGACGGCTCGAACTTCCGCGACTCGGTCACGGTCGACGACCAGAACCTGAAGGTCACCGACGACGGCAAGGTCCACGTCCAGGTCCGCGCCGCCGCCGACGCCACGACCTGCACCGCCTCGCTCGCCGCCTACCTCGCCCACGGGCCGACGTTCGCCGCCTCGGGCGAGCAGGTCTTCGTCGACTTCGACACGGTCACGGTCGAGCCCGGCCGGACGGATTCTCTCGACATCGCCGTCCCGGACGCGGGCTGCTTCGCGCAGATCGACCTGTACCGGGGCGCGGTGAAGTTCGACGGCAAGCTCGACGCCGACGACGGCCTGGTCCACGGTGAGCTGCCCAAGGGCCCGGACCGCCCGGTCATCAAGGACAAGCTGATCGCGGCCTGGAACGGCGGCACGAAGGACTGCACGACCGAGCCTCCGGCGACGGAGGAGCCGCCGACCACACCGCCGGCCGAGCCTTCGGAGCCGGCGCAGCCGTCCACCCCGGCGGAGGAGACCACCCCGCCGGCCTCCGAGCCCCCGTCCTCCGGGACTCCCACCCCGGAGCCCTCCGGCACGACGTCCGCCCCGGCGCCTTCGCCGAACGGCGGCGGCGGCGACCTCGCCAAGACCGGCGGCAGCAGCGCGACCGGCCCGATCGCCATCGGTGCGGTGGTGCTGGTGGCGGGCGGCGCCGCGTTCGTCGTGGCGTCGAAGCGACGTCGTACGGCACGTTCCTGA
- the thrS gene encoding threonine--tRNA ligase, whose product MHDHRRLGRELDLFDTDPLMGAGLPYWLPDGAVVRHALEEYIREAEREAGYRHVHSPVLGKRELYEISGHWDHYSDDMFPPMDLGSGSGTEQLVLRPSLCPHHALIYRSRSHSYRELPFRMAELGGMYRSELSGVLGGLTRVRAIHLNDAHIFCTLDQAVDEARAALQLIARAYADLGIRAVRHRLSLPSEGGGEGAGGGKYVADPGLWRRATALLREVLDASGIPYEAAEGEAAFYGPKIDVQIADPAGRESTLSTVQIDFHQPERFDLHYIGPDGAKHRPVMVHRSIIGSVERAVAHLIEQHGGAFPVWLAPVQLVVLPVSDAQTEQAERLLHRALDQGLRAELAGPEHGTLGARIRAARLVPYQAVIGEREAAAEADGEPVAVRLRDGRKPGAVPAAELVTRIAARAAARGPELWDGR is encoded by the coding sequence ATGCACGACCACCGCCGCCTCGGCCGCGAACTGGACCTCTTCGACACCGACCCCCTGATGGGCGCGGGCCTGCCCTACTGGTTGCCCGACGGCGCAGTCGTGCGGCACGCACTGGAGGAGTACATCCGCGAAGCCGAACGCGAGGCCGGCTACCGGCACGTCCACTCCCCCGTCCTCGGCAAGCGCGAGCTCTACGAGATCTCCGGGCACTGGGACCACTACAGCGACGACATGTTCCCGCCGATGGACCTCGGCAGCGGCAGCGGCACCGAACAGCTCGTCCTGCGCCCGAGCCTGTGCCCGCACCACGCCCTGATCTACCGCTCCCGCTCCCACAGCTACCGCGAACTACCCTTCCGCATGGCCGAGTTGGGCGGCATGTACCGATCCGAGCTGTCCGGCGTCCTCGGCGGCCTCACCCGCGTGCGGGCCATCCACCTCAACGACGCCCACATCTTCTGCACTCTCGACCAGGCAGTCGACGAGGCCCGAGCCGCCCTCCAGCTCATCGCCCGTGCTTACGCCGACCTGGGTATCCGGGCCGTCCGGCACCGCCTTTCCCTCCCGTCCGAGGGCGGGGGCGAGGGCGCGGGCGGCGGCAAGTACGTCGCCGATCCCGGGCTGTGGCGGCGAGCCACCGCGCTGCTCCGCGAGGTGCTGGACGCCTCCGGCATCCCGTACGAGGCCGCGGAGGGCGAGGCCGCGTTCTACGGTCCCAAGATCGACGTCCAGATCGCCGACCCGGCTGGACGGGAGTCGACCCTCTCCACCGTCCAGATCGACTTCCACCAGCCCGAACGCTTCGACCTGCACTACATCGGCCCCGACGGCGCCAAGCACCGACCGGTCATGGTTCACCGCAGCATCATCGGCAGCGTCGAAAGAGCCGTAGCCCACCTCATTGAGCAGCACGGCGGCGCCTTCCCGGTCTGGCTCGCCCCCGTCCAGCTGGTCGTCCTCCCCGTGTCGGACGCCCAGACCGAACAGGCGGAGAGGCTGCTGCACCGGGCCCTCGACCAGGGCCTGCGCGCCGAGCTCGCGGGCCCCGAACACGGCACCCTGGGCGCCCGTATCCGGGCGGCGCGGCTCGTGCCGTACCAGGCGGTCATCGGGGAGCGGGAGGCGGCGGCCGAGGCGGACGGGGAGCCGGTGGCCGTACGGCTGCGGGACGGGCGGAAGCCGGGGGCCGTACCGGCCGCGGAGCTCGTCACCCGGATCGCCGCCCGCGCGGCGGCCCGCGGCCCCGAACTGTGGGACGGCCGATGA